One Aegilops tauschii subsp. strangulata cultivar AL8/78 chromosome 7, Aet v6.0, whole genome shotgun sequence genomic window carries:
- the LOC109761082 gene encoding UPF0481 protein At3g47200-like, whose protein sequence is MDAATTETLIPIQELVRKTTERLESDFSRVRTKIHKFPPGLRFVSKHDRYIAPSFVALGPYHHGLPHLQEAEEVKHAAAHHFCLKSDHPVEEVYGKILTIAAEARGCYVDDAVTRFGDVEFAAMMFLDGCFLLQYMHGLVQHNDGSINAEFALFANRAVLSTGPCMLRDIFMLENQLPWLVLEALMTFTHVPVCQFVASMAFIFDAGSTLTRFPEDELRRYRPPHLLGFLRYYLIGNMPPTYPNYEFVKHLALASSAIELAEIGVQLTASNKRWFDMSIRKGYLAGELSLTQLFLNDYTASWLVNMAALEACTSTGWPSDGYTISSYISLLAMLMDKEEDVHELRAKHLVRSFFSNQEMLDLFKGLACHLRLGGRYFDILKKIDDYKRGRPVRIVVHKFLYKYFKNIVAVLSIAGVLVGVFKTILSLKQY, encoded by the coding sequence ATGGACGCGGCCACGACCGAAACCTTGATACCTATCCAAGAGCTGGTGAGGAAGACGACTGAGAGACTTGAATCAGATTTTTCCCGGGTTAGGACCAAGATCCACAAATTCCCTCCAGGCCTGCGTTTCGTTAGCAAACACGACCGCTACATCGCCCCGAGCTTCGTGGCCCTCGGGCCGTACCACCATGGTTTACCCCATCTGCAAGAAGCGGAGGAGGTGAAGCACGCGGCGGCTCACCACTTCTGCTTGAAGTCAGACCACCCGGTTGAGGAAGTCTACGGCAAGATCCTCACCATCGCCGCAGAAGCCCGTGGTTGCTACGTCGACGACGCTGTCACGCGTTTCGGCGACGTGGAGTTTGCGGCGATGATGTTCCTGGATGGTTGCTTCCTGCTGCAGTATATGCACGGCCTGGTGCAGCATAATGATGGTTCTATCAATGCAGAATTCGCATTGTTCGCGAACCGGGCGGTCCTATCCACGGGGCCTTGCATGTTGAGGGACATCTTTATGCTGGAGAACCAGCTCCCGTGGTTGGTGCTCGAGGCTCTCATGACCTTTACCCATGTTCCTGTGTGTCAGTTCGTTGCCTCCATGGCGTTCATCTTTGACGCTGGCTCCACTCTAACAAGGTTTCCCGAGGATGAACTCAGGAGGTACAGGCCACCACATCTCCTCGGGTTCCTCCGGTATTATCTCATAGGCAACATGCCTCCCACATATCCTAACTATGAATTTGTCAAACACTTAGCGCTAGCGAGCAGTGCAATCGAGCTCGCGGAAATCGGAGTCCAGCTAACGGCCAGTAATAAGAGATGGTTCGACATGAGCATCCGGAAAGGATACCTCGCTGGTGAGCTCTCCCTGACACAATTGTTCCTGAACGACTACACTGCTAGTTGGCTCGTCAACATGGCAGCGCTCGAAGCGTGCACGTCCACCGGCTGGCCGTCCGATGGCTACACCATCAGCTCCTATATCTCACTCCTGGCGATGCTCATGGACAAGGAGGAGGACGTGCACGAGCTGAGAGCTAAGCACCTCGTGCGTAGCTTCTTCAGCAACCAAGAGATGCTAGACTTGTTCAAGGGCCTCGCTTGCCACTTGCGCCTCGGCGGCCGCTACTTCGACATCCTGAAGAAGATTGATGATTACAAGCGTGGCAGGCCTGTGCGGATCGTCGTGCATAAGTTCTTGTACAAGTACTTCAAGAACATCGTTGCTGTGCTCTCTATCGCCGGGGTGCTGGTCGGAGTCTTCAAAACCATCCTGAGTCTCAAGCAATATTAA